A part of Camelus ferus isolate YT-003-E chromosome 6, BCGSAC_Cfer_1.0, whole genome shotgun sequence genomic DNA contains:
- the TTC5 gene encoding tetratricopeptide repeat protein 5, which translates to MMADEEEEVREIVQKLQELVDQLYSFRECYFETHSVEDAGRKQQDVREEMEKTLQQMEEVMGSVQGKAQVLMLTGKALNVTPDYSPKAEELLSKAVKLEPKLVEAWNQLGEVYWKKGDVAAAHTCFSGALTHCKNKVSLQNLSMVLRQLRTDSGDEHSRHVMDSVQQAKLAVQMDILDGRSWYILGNAYLSLYFNTGQNPKISQQALSAYAQAEKVDRTASSNPDLHLNRATLHKYEENYGEALEGFSRAAALDPAWSEPWQREQQLLEFLNRLTSLLESKGKVKTKKLQSMLGSLRPAHLGPCGDGRYQSASGQKVTLEHKPLSALQPGVNSGAVVLGKVVFSLTTEEKVPFTFGLVDSDGPCYAVMVYNMVQSWGVLIGDSVAIPEPNLRLHRIQHKGKDYSFSSIRVETPLLLVVNGKPQGSSSQAAATVASRPQCE; encoded by the exons GAACTGGTGGATCAGCTCTATTCATTTCGAGAGTGCTATTTCGAGACACATAGTGTTGAGGATGCTGGGAGGAAGCAACAGGATGTGcgggaggagatggagaagaccCTGCAGCAGATGGAGGAAGTAATGG GTTCTGTCCAGGGCAAGGCACAGGTTCTGATGCTAACTGGGAAGGCACTGAATGTGACTCCTGACTATAGCCCTAAGGCTGAGGAGCTTCTATCAAAGGCTGTGAAGCTGGAGCCCAAGCTGGTGGAAGCCTGGAACCAGTTGGGTGAGGTGTACTGGAAGAAAGGGGATGTTGCCGCTGCCCACACCTGCTTCTCAGGAGCCCTCACCCAT TGCAAGAACAAAGTCTCCCTTCAAAACCTGTCAATGGTGCTTCGCCAGCTGCGGACTGACTCTGGAGATGAACATTCTCGCCACGTCATGGACAGCGTCCAACAGGCTAAGTTGGCTGTGCAGATGGACATCCTTGATGGCCGCTCCTGGT ATATTCTGGGGAATGCATATCTGTCTCTCTACTTCAACACTGGCCAGAACCCTAAGATCTCCCAGCAAGCCCTCAGTGCCTATGCCCAAGCA GAGAAGGTTGACAGGACAGCTTCCAGCAATCCTGATCTTCATCTGAACAGGGCCacg TTACATAAATATGAAGAGAATTACGGGGAGGCCCTGGAGGGCTTCTCTCGGGCTGCAGCACTGGACCCTGCCTGGTCAGAGCCCTGGCAACGAGAGCAACAACTCCTGGAATTCCTGAATAGATTAACCAGCCTCCTAGAGAGCAAG gGAAAGGTGAAGACCAAAAAGTTACAGAGCATGCTGGGAAGCTTGCGCCCAGCCCATCTAGGCCCTTGTGGTGATGGGCGCTATCAGTCAGCCTCTGGGCAGAAGGTGACCCTGGAGCACAAGCCACTGAGTGCTCTGCAGCCTGGTGTAAACAGTGGGGCTGTGGTCCTGGGGAAGGTGGTGTTCAGCCTTACCACGGAGGAGAAAGTCCCCTT TACATTTGGCCTGGTAGATTCAGATGGACCTTGCTATGCAGTGATGGTGTATAATATGGTGCAGAGTTGGGGAGTGCTCATCGGGGACTCTGTAGCCATCCCTGAGCCTAACCTTCGACTTCACCGAATTCAGCACAAGGGAAAG gACTATTCCTTTTCCAGCATTCGCGTGGAGACGCCCCTCCTGCTCGTGGTGAATGGGAAGCCTCAGGGCTCCAGCAGCCAGGCTGCTGCCACAGTGGCATCGCGGCCACAGTGTGAATGA